A stretch of Triticum aestivum cultivar Chinese Spring chromosome 1D, IWGSC CS RefSeq v2.1, whole genome shotgun sequence DNA encodes these proteins:
- the LOC123182096 gene encoding NAC domain-containing protein 13, with protein MAQACLPPGFRFHPTDVELVSYYLKRKIMGKKLFVEAISEVELYKFAPWDLPDKSCLQSKDLEWFFFCPRDKKYPKGSRTNRATPNGYWKTSGKDRTIELNSRIVGLKKTLIFHEGKAPKGNRTDWVMYEYKMEDETLVSAGFSKDAYVLCKIFKKSGLGPRIGEQYGAPFDENEWENLDVGSSIFSFAPSSGVEDPQVESSALATAIVMQEPSAPQQSVQFSEHVNICSDEVNDAPPEIDGILLDELAKFLDDSPNDDVVLPENSGLPPMSELEAQAFEINTAELYDQLAGLSQSGDMSTVNFPASNGDVIENNLQQANSGLAMDDDYIGLDDLLAPGETFSYDFSGETFSYDLPGGSFSYDLSVPNNQFLLYPLDQSTSGSHYGVGATQSTFEASGTLPPMQPMPSTFNDMPSVSNCLNPAMKDPFS; from the exons ATGGCTCAAGCTTGCCTGCCACCTGGCTTTCGTTTCCATCCAACTGATGTTGAGCTTGTTTCTTACTACTTGAAAAGGAAGATTATGGGGAAGAAACTTTTTGTTGAAGCTATTTCAGAGGTTGAGCTGTACAAATTTGCTCCTTGGGACCTTCCTG ATAAATCCTGTCTCCAGAGCAAAGATCTTGAGTGGTTCTTCTTTTGTCCCCGTGACAAAAAATATCCTAAAGGGTCTAGGACGAACCGTGCCACACCAAATGGTTATTGGAAAACAAGTGGAAAAGACAGAACAATTGAGCTGAACTCTCGCATTGTTGGGTTGAAGAAAACATTGATTTTTCATGAAGGCAAGGCACCCAAAGGCAATAGGACTGACTGGGTGATGTATGAATACAAAATGGAAGATGAAACTTTGGTGTCTGCTGGTTTCTCTAAG GATGCTTATGTACTCTGCAAGATATTTAAAAAGAGTGGGCTTGGCCCAAGGATCGGCGAGCAATATGGGGCTCCTTTTGATGAAAATGAATGGGAGAATTTAGATGTTGGATCTTCTATCTTCTCTTTTGCACCGTCGTCAGGTGTAGAGGATCCACAGGTTGAAAGTTCTGCCTTGGCTACTGCCATAGTTATGCAGGAACCATCCGCTCCTCAGCAGTCTGTTCAATTTTCTGAACATGTTAATATCTGTTCTGATGAGGTCAATGACGCGCCTCCTGAAATTGATGGAATATTGTTGGACGAACTGGCAAAGTTTTTGGATGATTCTCCGAACGATGATGTAGTTTTGCCAGAG AATTCTGGTCTCCCTCCAATGTCTGAGCTTGAGGCTCAAGCTTTTGAGATAAATACTGCTGAGCTCTATGACCAATTGGCAGGACTTTCCCAGTCAGGAGATATGTCTACTGTAAATTTCCCTGCTAGCAACGGGGATGTTATTGAAAACAATTTGCAGCAAGCAAACTCTGGACTTGCTATGGATGATGATTATATAGGGCTGGATGATCTGCTTGCTCCTGGGGAAACCTTCTCCTATGATTTTTCTGGTGAAACCTTTTCCTATGATCTGCCTGGTGGAAGCTTCTCCTATGATTTGTCTGTGCCAAACAATCAGTTTTTGCTGTACCCACTTGATCAATCAACTAGTGGCAGTCACTACGGTGTTGGTGCTACTCAATCAACTTTCGAAGCAAGTGGAACTCTTCCACCAATGCAACCAATGCCAAGCACTTTTAATGACATGCCTTCTGTTTCCAATTGCTTGAACCCAGCCATGAAAGACCCATTCTCTTAG
- the LOC123170114 gene encoding putative clathrin assembly protein At1g03050, producing the protein MAPSKLRKALGAVKDKTSIGLAKVGGGSGFASPELEVAIVKATKHDENFPADERHIREIVSLTRDSRGSAGACVAALSRRLGRTRSWDVALKTLVIVHRLLAEGDPVFEQELFYATRRGTRMLNMSDFCGRASDDDAWDYSAFVRTYAAYLDDRLEHRIQARQGGPNRCKLLRDELYMSPGDRFSREGVDGSKREDGSKREDAPADADAAKAVAIVPRETPTSEMSLEQLLAKVQQLQHLLDRFIACRPVGAAKTNRVVTVSLYPMVKESVQLYCELTEVMAALMERFPDMESADCERVTGVFCGLAKQIEDLDSFYSWCKDAYVCRQSDVPEVEVITQERLELMDEFICDRRGTEYVQRLPPPSPEPSSPEPEVEEYDMSATRALPAPAEPPAAVEQEQDASETAHAEPEAPLITTDVVDEEADFLNLKADAMSGEEHGQQLALALFDGNPAGSAPTCDVFDPSSADWETALVESASALAHQRAMLGGGLDMMALDGMYNHAAAANAQVFSGSASSVALRPPGAPMLALPAPPGMCSAAPGADPFAASTVVPPPTYVQMSDMQTKQQLLTEEQMVWQQYGKNGMQGQRPQQLMPPGVYHRAS; encoded by the exons ATGGCGCCGAGCAAGCTCCGCAAGGCGCTGGGAGCGGTCAAGGACAAGACCAGCATCGGTCTGGCCAAGGTGGGCGGCGGCAGCGGTTTCGCGTCGCCGGAGCTCGAAGTGGCCATCGTCAAGGCCACCAAGCACGATGAGAACTTCCCCGCCGACGAGCGCCACATCCGCGAGATCGTCTCGCTCACGCGCGACTCCCGCGGGTCCGCCGGCGCCTGCGTGGCCGCGCTGtcgcgccgtctcgggcgcaccaGGAGCTGGGACGTGGCGCTCAAGACGCTGGTGATCGTGCACCGCCTCCTCGCCGAAGGCGATCCGGTGTTCGAGCAGGAGCTGTTCTACGCCACGCGGCGGGGCACGCGCATGCTCAACATGTCCGACTTCTGCGGCCGCGCTAGCGACGACGACGCGTGGGACTACTCCGCGTTCGTCCGCACCTACGCCGCTTACCTCGACGACCGCCTCGAGCACCGGATTCAGGCCAGGCAGGGCGGCCCCAACCGCTGCAAGCTGCTCCGCGACGAGCTCTACATGTCCCCCGGAGACCGCTTCAGCCGCGAGGGTGTTGACGGGAGTAAACGGGAGGACGGGAGTAAACGGGAGGATGCGCCGGCGGACGCCGACGCAGCCAAGGCGGTGGCGATCGTGCCGAGGGAGACGCCGACGAGCGAGATGTCGCTGGAGCAGCTCCTCGCCAAGGTCCAACAACTGCAGCATCTCCTCGACCGATTCATCGCCTGCCGACCCGTAG GCGCGGCGAAGACGAACCGGGTGGTGACGGTGTCTCTGTACCCGATGGTGAAGGAGAGCGTTCAACTGTACTGCGAGCTCACGGAGGTCATGGCCGCGCTCATGGAGCGGTTCCCGGACATGGAGAGCGCGGACTGCGAGcgcgtgaccggagtcttctgcgGCCTCGCCAAGCAGATCGAGGATCTCGACTCTTTCTACTCGTGGTGCAAGGACGCCTACGTCTGCCGCCAGTCCGACGTGCCGGAGGTGGAGGTCATCACGCAGGAGAGGCTAGAGCTCATGGACGAGTTCATCTGCGACAGGCGCGGCACCGAGTATGTGcagaggctgccgccgccgtcgccggagccgtccagcccgGAGCCAGAGGTCGAGGAGTACGACATGAGCGCCACCAGGGCCCTTCCGGCGCCCGCGGAGCCGCCGGCTGCCGTGGAGCAGGAGCAGGATGCCAGCGAGACGGCGCATGCTGAGCCGGAGGCTCCGCTGATCACAACCGACGTGGTCGACGAGGAGGCGGACTTCTTGAACTTGAAGGCGGACGCCATGTCCGGGGAAGAGCACGGGCAACAGCTGGCGCTGGCCCTATTCGATGGCAACCCGGCCGGATCGGCGCCGACATGCGACGTGTTCGACCCCTCATCGGCCGACTGGGAGACGGCGTTGGTCGAGTCGGCGAGCGCGCTCGCGCACCAGCGCGCGATGCTAGGGGGCGGGCTCGACATGATGGCCCTCGACGGCATGTACAACCACGCAGCGGCGGCGAACGCGCAGGTGTTCTCCGGCAGCGCGAGCAGCGTGGCCTTGCGGCCGCCCGGAGCGCCCATGCTGGCACTGCCTGCGCCGCCGGGGATGTGCAGCGCCGCGCCGGGTGCGGACCCCTTCGCGGCGTCGACGGTGGTGCCGCCGCCGACGTACGTGCAGATGTCCGACATGCAGACGAAGCAGCAGCTTCTGACGGAGGAGCAGATGGTGTGGCAACAATATGGCAAGAATGGCATGCAAGGGCAGAGACCGCAGCAGTTGATGCCTCCTGGCGTTTACCATCGTGCTTCTTAG